The Neorhodopirellula lusitana genome segment ATGAACGCGACGAAGCCTCGGTGGATGCACTGGTCGCCGCCTGCCAAAAATTCTTGACCGGCCACGACGGTATGGTTGATTTCGCAGTCGGCCGACGGGAACCTAAGTACACCCGCCCCGTCAACGCTGACTATGACGTAGCACTGCACACCGTGTTCGCCGACCAAGCATCCCACGATGCTTACCAAACGGCGCCACGC includes the following:
- a CDS encoding Dabb family protein translates to MPRLAHQVFFTLNERDEASVDALVAACQKFLTGHDGMVDFAVGRREPKYTRPVNADYDVALHTVFADQASHDAYQTAPRHLEFIESNKATWASVQVFDSNLAD